From Frateuria aurantia DSM 6220, one genomic window encodes:
- the rlmD gene encoding 23S rRNA (uracil(1939)-C(5))-methyltransferase RlmD: MNEFETTIVDLGHDGRGVARQGDKVVFVAGALPGEQVRLRMRKRHRHYDEAELLEVLTASPDRVEPRCQHYQQCSGCSLQHLAPAAQIEAKQRVLADNFQRIGKVSPESWLPPLTDSPWGYRRRGRLSVRHVAKKGRVLVGFREEGNPRFVADIQRCEVMHPALGPHIGALADMISGLQAGADIAQVEFAAGDGRMALVFRHLKPLSDADQAAMVRFGQAHELAIYLQPGGNDSVHPLWPQDMQLSFSIGGGRPGDDVSLAFRPLDFVQVNAGMNHKMMAQALDLLDPQPTDKVLDLFCGLGNFSLPIARRAARVVGVEGEHGLVERAAQNAARNGLDNAGFHVANLFEDQRNTAWAREDWDSILLDPPRAGADKVLAYLPRKKTRRLVYVSCHPGSLARDAGLLVHEHGFRLVKAGVMDMFPHTAHVESIALFERA, encoded by the coding sequence ATGAATGAGTTTGAAACCACCATTGTCGACCTGGGCCATGATGGCCGCGGGGTGGCCCGCCAGGGCGACAAAGTCGTCTTCGTGGCCGGCGCGCTGCCGGGCGAACAGGTACGCTTGCGAATGCGCAAACGGCATCGCCACTATGACGAGGCCGAGCTGCTGGAGGTACTGACGGCCTCCCCGGATCGAGTGGAGCCGCGCTGCCAGCATTATCAGCAATGCAGCGGTTGCAGCCTGCAGCATCTGGCGCCTGCGGCCCAGATCGAGGCCAAGCAGCGGGTGCTGGCCGACAATTTCCAACGGATAGGCAAGGTCAGTCCGGAAAGCTGGCTGCCGCCGCTGACCGACAGCCCCTGGGGCTATCGTCGTCGCGGCCGCCTGTCGGTACGCCATGTCGCCAAGAAAGGACGGGTGCTGGTCGGCTTCCGCGAGGAAGGCAATCCCCGCTTCGTGGCCGACATCCAGCGCTGCGAAGTGATGCATCCGGCGCTGGGGCCGCATATCGGTGCCCTGGCCGACATGATTTCCGGACTCCAGGCCGGCGCGGACATCGCCCAGGTCGAGTTTGCTGCCGGCGATGGCCGCATGGCCCTGGTGTTCCGTCATCTCAAGCCGTTGTCGGATGCCGATCAGGCGGCGATGGTCCGGTTCGGGCAGGCGCATGAGCTGGCGATCTATCTGCAGCCCGGTGGCAATGACAGCGTGCATCCGCTGTGGCCGCAGGACATGCAGTTGTCTTTTTCGATCGGCGGTGGCCGGCCTGGTGACGACGTCAGCCTGGCGTTCCGGCCGCTGGACTTCGTCCAGGTCAACGCCGGCATGAATCACAAGATGATGGCGCAGGCGCTGGATCTGCTGGATCCGCAGCCGACCGACAAGGTGCTGGACCTGTTCTGCGGGCTGGGCAACTTCAGTCTGCCGATTGCCCGTCGCGCCGCCAGGGTGGTCGGCGTCGAGGGTGAGCATGGTCTGGTCGAGCGGGCGGCGCAAAACGCTGCGCGCAACGGCCTGGACAATGCCGGCTTCCATGTCGCGAACCTGTTCGAAGACCAGCGCAATACGGCCTGGGCGCGCGAGGACTGGGACAGCATCCTGCTCGATCCGCCGCGGGCCGGGGCGGACAAGGTGCTGGCCTATCTGCCGCGCAAGAAGACCCGGCGACTGGTCTATGTGTCCTGCCACCCGGGTTCGCTGGCGCGGGATGCCGGACTGCTGGTGCATGAGCACGGCTTTCGGCTGGTCAAGGCCGGTGTGATGGACATGTTCCCTCACACCGCGCATGTTGAATCCATTGCCTTGTTCGAGCGCGCTTGA
- a CDS encoding CYTH domain-containing protein, giving the protein MAVEIERKFLVRSDVWRDRIQHSEVMAQGYLVGMQALVQGLAKSSVRVRLSGEQAWLNIKSATRGVSRAEYEYPVPAADAREMLDTLCDGVVEKVRHHVLHEGALFEVDEFTGRNQGLIVAEIELSSEDAAFPRPEWLGTEVSELERYYNVCLIDHPYAIWSAAERAAEDAGAQAC; this is encoded by the coding sequence ATGGCCGTAGAAATTGAACGCAAATTCCTGGTGCGCAGCGATGTGTGGCGCGACCGGATCCAGCACAGCGAAGTCATGGCCCAAGGCTATCTTGTCGGCATGCAGGCGCTGGTGCAGGGGCTGGCCAAGTCTTCGGTGCGGGTCCGCCTGAGCGGAGAACAGGCCTGGCTGAACATCAAGTCCGCGACCCGTGGTGTCTCGCGTGCCGAATATGAATATCCGGTGCCGGCGGCCGATGCCCGTGAAATGCTGGACACCTTGTGTGACGGCGTGGTCGAAAAGGTGCGTCATCATGTGTTGCATGAGGGCGCACTGTTCGAAGTCGATGAGTTCACCGGCCGCAATCAGGGGCTGATCGTGGCCGAAATCGAGCTGAGCTCCGAGGATGCGGCTTTTCCGCGCCCCGAGTGGCTGGGAACCGAGGTCAGTGAACTGGAGCGCTATTACAACGTCTGCCTGATCGATCATCCTTATGCGATCTGGTCGGCGGCCGAGCGTGCAGCTGAGGATGCCGGGGCACAGGCATGTTGA
- the nagZ gene encoding beta-N-acetylhexosaminidase has translation MLMIGLAGTGLAAVERSWLTAHGVSGVILFARNYTSREQLQALVESIREIAGEDFLIAVDHEGGPVQRFREGFTALPALASLGAAWDRAPGEAVQLAEEHAWLMASELRACGIDFSFAPVADLARGNAAIGRRAFHADPEVTAELVQAYMRGLHLGGTAAVLKHFPGHGSVQADTHVAMAVDPRPLELIRRDDLRPFAEAIMMRAEAVMMAHVVYPDVDGRPAGYSRRWIGEVLRGELGFKGIVFSDDISMAAAGEAGDVAARVGAHLDAGCDLVLACFPEVVPDAIAAVADRVCLSAERLAPLRGAVASTWAGLLDNPQRQRFIARVTALESLS, from the coding sequence ATGTTGATGATCGGTCTGGCCGGCACCGGGCTGGCCGCCGTCGAGCGATCATGGCTGACCGCGCATGGCGTCAGCGGCGTGATCCTGTTCGCCCGCAACTACACCAGTCGTGAGCAGTTGCAGGCGCTGGTGGAGTCGATCCGCGAGATTGCCGGCGAAGATTTTCTGATCGCGGTGGATCATGAGGGCGGTCCGGTCCAGCGTTTCCGCGAGGGCTTTACCGCGCTGCCGGCCCTGGCCAGTCTGGGGGCCGCATGGGATCGCGCACCGGGCGAGGCCGTGCAGCTGGCCGAGGAGCATGCCTGGCTGATGGCCAGCGAACTGCGTGCCTGCGGCATCGACTTCAGTTTTGCGCCGGTGGCTGATCTGGCGCGCGGCAATGCTGCCATCGGTCGACGTGCCTTTCATGCCGATCCGGAAGTGACGGCCGAGCTGGTCCAGGCCTACATGCGCGGCCTGCATCTGGGCGGTACCGCTGCCGTGCTCAAACATTTTCCCGGCCATGGCTCGGTGCAGGCCGATACGCATGTGGCGATGGCGGTGGATCCGCGGCCGCTGGAGCTGATCCGGCGGGATGACCTGCGCCCCTTCGCCGAGGCGATCATGATGCGGGCCGAGGCTGTGATGATGGCCCATGTGGTCTATCCTGACGTCGATGGCCGGCCGGCCGGCTATTCAAGACGCTGGATCGGCGAGGTGCTGCGCGGCGAGCTGGGCTTCAAGGGCATCGTCTTCAGCGATGACATCAGCATGGCGGCGGCCGGCGAGGCAGGTGATGTCGCTGCGCGTGTCGGTGCCCATCTGGATGCGGGCTGCGATCTGGTGCTGGCCTGCTTTCCCGAAGTGGTGCCCGACGCGATCGCGGCTGTCGCCGACCGCGTATGTTTGTCAGCCGAGCGCCTGGCACCCTTGCGCGGAGCCGTGGCATCGACCTGGGCCGGTCTGCTGGACAACCCCCAGCGGCAACGTTTTATTGCGCGGGTGACTGCGCTCGAATCCCTATCCTGA
- a CDS encoding hypoxanthine-guanine phosphoribosyltransferase yields MTYPATLAEALIQSDVLFDRDQLNQAICRIAADIDAALEGERALYLTVMHGALIFAGELALEIKTDIEFDYVHATRYRGATTGSELHWLREPQCDMKGRTVLLVDDILDEGHTLKAIRENCLARGASRVLIVTLCTKIHDRRTPGIQADFNGVDLPDRYVYGFGMDYKEQGRNLPAIYAFK; encoded by the coding sequence ATGACCTATCCTGCCACTCTGGCCGAAGCCCTGATCCAATCCGATGTGCTGTTCGATCGTGATCAACTCAATCAGGCGATCTGCCGCATCGCGGCCGACATCGATGCCGCTCTCGAGGGCGAGCGTGCCCTGTATCTGACCGTGATGCACGGTGCCTTGATTTTTGCCGGCGAACTGGCGCTGGAAATCAAGACCGATATCGAGTTCGACTACGTACATGCCACCCGTTACCGCGGGGCCACCACCGGCAGCGAACTGCACTGGCTGCGTGAACCGCAATGCGACATGAAGGGGCGTACCGTGCTGCTGGTCGACGATATTCTCGACGAGGGCCATACCCTGAAGGCGATCCGCGAAAACTGCCTGGCCCGTGGTGCCAGCCGCGTGCTGATCGTGACCCTGTGCACCAAGATCCATGACCGGCGCACTCCGGGCATCCAGGCCGATTTCAACGGCGTGGATCTGCCGGATCGTTATGTCTACGGTTTCGGCATGGACTACAAGGAGCAGGGCCGCAACCTGCCCGCGATCTACGCCTTCAAGTAA
- a CDS encoding S-methyl-5'-thioinosine phosphorylase, with the protein MTSSTIDLAVIGGSGLYQLPGLENVQRHSVDTPYGPASGDVVCGQWNGHSIAFLARHGESHTLPPHRVNYRANLWALHSLGARRVIGVNAVGGIRDDMGPRVLAVPDQLIDYTHGRFTSFCDVEGAEVKHIDFSEPYTADLRRRLLAAGESCGIALVDGGCYGATQGPRLETRAEIARMRRDGCDLVGMTGMPEAALARELELDYACLALVANFAAGCGDEEEISIEEIFEHLRVATTQVPPLLKAVLAQL; encoded by the coding sequence ATGACTTCCAGCACCATCGATCTTGCCGTCATCGGCGGCAGCGGCCTGTACCAGCTGCCCGGGCTCGAAAACGTCCAGCGGCACAGCGTCGACACCCCCTACGGCCCGGCTTCCGGTGATGTGGTCTGCGGCCAGTGGAATGGTCATTCCATCGCCTTCCTGGCCCGCCACGGCGAAAGCCATACCCTGCCGCCGCATCGGGTCAACTACCGTGCCAATCTGTGGGCATTGCACAGTCTGGGAGCGCGCCGGGTGATCGGCGTCAATGCCGTCGGCGGCATTCGCGACGATATGGGGCCCCGGGTGCTGGCCGTGCCGGATCAGTTGATCGACTATACCCATGGCCGTTTCACCAGTTTCTGCGATGTCGAGGGCGCCGAGGTCAAGCACATCGACTTCAGCGAACCCTACACCGCCGATTTGCGGCGTCGTTTGCTGGCGGCTGGCGAGAGCTGCGGCATCGCCCTCGTGGATGGTGGCTGCTACGGCGCCACCCAGGGGCCGCGACTGGAAACCCGCGCCGAGATTGCCCGCATGCGTCGTGACGGTTGTGATCTGGTCGGCATGACCGGCATGCCCGAGGCCGCGCTGGCGCGTGAGCTGGAACTGGATTACGCATGTCTGGCGCTGGTCGCCAATTTCGCGGCCGGCTGCGGGGATGAAGAGGAGATCAGCATCGAGGAGATCTTCGAACATCTGCGGGTGGCCACCACCCAAGTTCCGCCGTTGCTGAAGGCCGTACTGGCCCAATTGTGA
- a CDS encoding cold-shock protein, which produces MRFGTVKWFNDAKGFGFIAPEDGGEDIFVHFSAISAKGFRSLQEGARVKFEVTQGPKGAQASSVELA; this is translated from the coding sequence ATGCGTTTTGGTACGGTCAAATGGTTCAACGATGCCAAGGGTTTTGGGTTTATTGCGCCTGAGGATGGCGGCGAAGACATCTTCGTCCATTTCTCGGCAATCAGCGCCAAGGGTTTCCGCAGTTTGCAGGAAGGCGCGCGGGTGAAGTTCGAAGTGACCCAGGGGCCCAAGGGTGCCCAGGCATCGAGTGTCGAACTCGCCTGA
- a CDS encoding ABC transporter transmembrane domain-containing protein, with amino-acid sequence MPPRSNAASRPKGRPSSLSKLWPFLRPHKNLGAGWLIFLAISSSTTLLLPAMVRRIIDHGFKDTSLASLNATFMGLFGLALVLAVATAGRYFCITLLGERALASLRERLYDHVIRMDVDFFERSRVGELISRLSSDTEVVQALIGSGISVALRSAVMLVGAAIAMVWTSPRLAGLIALVIPAVMLPIMLFGRKVQRLSRQSQDRLADAAAIANETLNAAAAVKAYGREGIESRHYAEAIRAALSTARRRISTRALLTMIVIVLVFGAITVVLWAGARQVVAGTLDPGVLGQFVLYAVFAAGSVAGLSEVWGDVLRAAGAMERIGELLSERSQITDPPAPLRLASPTTGTLRFEQVGFHYPSRPDRAALEQFDLHIRAGETVALVGPSGAGKSTVLALLLRFYDPQHGRIMLDGVDLRELRLAELRGAMALVPQEAAIFAGSAADNLRFGRESATLEEVQAAARDAAAAEFIEALPQQYDTALGEHGVRLSGGQRQRLAIARAILRDAPLLLLDEATSALDARSEAVIQQALERAQRGRTTLVIAHRLATVKRADRIIVMDGGRIIAQGTHAELMAENGLYADLARLQFIDDGS; translated from the coding sequence ATGCCCCCACGCTCCAACGCTGCCAGCCGCCCCAAAGGGCGCCCCTCCTCCCTGTCGAAGCTATGGCCGTTTTTACGCCCGCACAAGAATCTTGGTGCCGGCTGGCTGATCTTTCTCGCCATTTCCTCCAGCACGACATTGCTGCTGCCGGCCATGGTGCGACGTATCATCGATCATGGTTTCAAGGACACCAGTCTGGCCAGTCTGAATGCCACCTTCATGGGCCTGTTCGGATTGGCGCTGGTGCTCGCCGTGGCGACCGCCGGGCGATATTTCTGCATCACACTGCTGGGCGAGCGGGCGCTGGCGTCACTCCGCGAACGACTTTACGACCACGTCATCCGCATGGACGTGGATTTTTTCGAGCGCAGTCGCGTCGGGGAGCTGATTTCCCGCCTGAGTTCCGATACCGAGGTGGTCCAGGCCTTGATCGGGTCAGGTATCTCGGTGGCCTTGCGCAGCGCCGTCATGCTGGTCGGCGCCGCCATCGCCATGGTCTGGACCAGCCCCCGGCTGGCCGGCCTTATCGCCTTGGTGATCCCGGCCGTGATGCTGCCCATCATGCTGTTCGGGCGCAAAGTCCAACGCCTGTCCCGACAGAGTCAGGATCGGCTGGCGGATGCGGCAGCGATCGCCAACGAAACCTTGAATGCCGCTGCTGCCGTCAAGGCCTATGGCCGCGAAGGCATCGAGAGCCGCCATTATGCGGAAGCCATCCGCGCCGCACTGTCCACGGCCCGTAGGCGCATCAGCACTCGTGCCCTGCTGACCATGATCGTGATCGTGCTGGTCTTCGGCGCCATCACCGTGGTGTTGTGGGCAGGCGCCCGGCAAGTGGTCGCCGGGACCCTGGATCCGGGCGTACTGGGCCAGTTCGTGCTTTATGCGGTCTTCGCGGCCGGCTCGGTGGCCGGCCTGTCCGAAGTGTGGGGCGACGTGCTGCGCGCAGCCGGTGCGATGGAGCGGATTGGCGAGCTGTTGTCCGAACGCAGCCAGATCACCGATCCGCCGGCCCCCCTTCGGCTGGCCAGCCCCACCACTGGAACCCTGCGCTTCGAGCAGGTCGGCTTCCACTACCCCAGTCGACCGGACCGCGCCGCACTGGAGCAGTTCGACCTGCATATCCGTGCGGGTGAAACCGTGGCCCTGGTCGGCCCCTCCGGCGCAGGCAAAAGCACGGTACTGGCCCTGCTGCTGAGGTTTTATGACCCGCAGCATGGGCGGATCATGCTGGATGGTGTGGACCTGCGGGAATTGCGGCTGGCCGAACTGCGTGGCGCCATGGCCCTGGTGCCACAGGAGGCCGCCATCTTTGCCGGCAGTGCCGCCGATAATCTGCGATTCGGCCGGGAGAGTGCAACCCTGGAGGAAGTCCAGGCGGCAGCCCGTGATGCGGCGGCAGCCGAATTTATCGAGGCCCTGCCCCAGCAGTACGATACGGCGCTCGGCGAGCACGGAGTGCGACTCTCCGGCGGGCAGCGCCAGCGGCTGGCCATTGCGCGCGCGATATTGCGCGATGCACCACTGCTGCTGCTGGACGAAGCCACATCTGCTCTGGACGCCCGCTCGGAAGCCGTGATCCAGCAGGCACTGGAGCGGGCCCAGCGCGGCCGTACCACACTGGTGATCGCCCACCGTCTGGCGACGGTCAAGCGCGCGGATCGCATCATCGTGATGGATGGCGGCCGCATCATCGCCCAGGGCACGCATGCGGAATTGATGGCGGAGAACGGACTCTACGCCGATCTGGCACGCCTCCAGTTCATCGACGACGGCAGCTGA
- a CDS encoding copper resistance system multicopper oxidase codes for MKSFISGVGLDLARRRFVTGLGLAGAGMVLAGDAFSRALQLPRQTLQGQRFELELGSKTVNFTGRQAMATTVNGQLPGPLLRWRQGDMVTIRVRNRMAVESSVHWHGIILPSDMDGVPGLSFAGIAPGGEYLYRFQVNQSGTYWYHSHSHFQEQTGLYGPIIIEPRGGERHPVDRDYVVMLSDWTDSDPDTVFHNLYRQGDYYNYGRRTAMTTLEEIRRSGLKTTWQMRRMWNQMRMSSTDLSDVSGHLYTYLMNGTSPAGGWQALFKPGERVKLRFINGSAMTIFDVRIPGLRMQVVAADGQDIEPVSVDEFRIGVAETYDVIVAPAGDRPWSIFAQSIDRSGFACGSLTPRADWRAVPPAMDHRVPLSMNDMMGDMMGGDRVKSPALGVEVDMQVPTPRTNLDDPGVGLRSNGRQVLSYADLHAVDAPIAEEVDKELTLHLTGNMERYLWSFDGVRSSQAEPLRLQRGTRYRFRLVNDTMMAHPIHLHGMWSELENPDGEFQVRKHTVLVQPAQELSYRVTADAVGRWAYHCHLLYHMEAGMFREVVVA; via the coding sequence ATGAAATCTTTCATATCTGGCGTCGGCCTCGACTTGGCGCGACGTCGTTTTGTGACCGGCCTGGGCTTGGCCGGAGCCGGCATGGTTTTGGCTGGGGATGCCTTTTCACGTGCCTTGCAGCTGCCGAGGCAGACGCTTCAAGGTCAGCGCTTCGAACTGGAGCTTGGCAGCAAGACGGTGAATTTCACCGGGCGCCAGGCGATGGCGACCACGGTCAATGGGCAGCTGCCGGGGCCGCTGTTGCGTTGGCGGCAGGGCGACATGGTCACCATCCGGGTCCGCAACCGCATGGCCGTCGAGAGTTCGGTGCACTGGCACGGGATCATTCTTCCTTCGGACATGGATGGAGTGCCCGGGTTGAGTTTCGCCGGCATCGCGCCCGGCGGCGAGTACCTGTACCGATTTCAGGTCAATCAGTCGGGTACCTACTGGTACCACAGTCACAGCCACTTCCAGGAGCAGACGGGGCTGTACGGTCCCATCATCATCGAGCCGCGGGGGGGCGAGCGGCATCCGGTGGATCGGGACTACGTAGTGATGCTGTCCGACTGGACGGACAGCGATCCCGACACCGTGTTCCACAACCTGTACCGGCAGGGCGATTACTACAACTACGGTAGGCGCACGGCGATGACGACGCTGGAGGAGATCCGTCGCAGCGGATTGAAGACTACCTGGCAGATGCGCAGGATGTGGAACCAGATGCGGATGAGCTCGACCGACCTGTCTGACGTTTCCGGCCATCTGTACACCTATCTGATGAACGGGACCAGTCCGGCGGGAGGCTGGCAGGCCTTGTTCAAGCCGGGCGAGCGGGTGAAGCTGCGTTTCATCAATGGCTCGGCGATGACGATCTTCGATGTGCGGATTCCCGGCCTCCGCATGCAGGTGGTCGCGGCTGACGGCCAGGATATCGAGCCGGTCAGTGTCGATGAATTCCGGATCGGGGTGGCCGAGACCTATGACGTCATCGTTGCTCCTGCCGGCGACCGTCCCTGGTCGATATTCGCCCAGAGCATCGACCGCAGCGGGTTTGCCTGCGGCTCGCTGACCCCGCGTGCCGACTGGCGAGCCGTGCCGCCGGCGATGGATCACCGCGTGCCCTTGAGCATGAATGACATGATGGGTGACATGATGGGCGGAGACCGGGTTAAGTCTCCGGCCCTTGGGGTGGAAGTCGACATGCAGGTGCCCACCCCGCGTACCAATCTGGATGATCCCGGCGTTGGCCTGCGGAGCAACGGCCGTCAGGTGCTCTCCTATGCCGATCTGCATGCCGTCGATGCGCCCATCGCGGAGGAGGTGGACAAGGAACTGACGCTGCATCTGACCGGCAATATGGAGCGTTATCTGTGGTCGTTTGACGGTGTGCGCAGCTCGCAGGCCGAGCCTTTGCGCTTGCAGCGCGGCACCCGTTACAGGTTCCGGCTGGTCAATGACACGATGATGGCGCATCCCATCCATCTGCACGGGATGTGGAGCGAGCTGGAAAATCCGGATGGCGAGTTTCAGGTGCGCAAGCACACGGTACTGGTGCAGCCCGCGCAGGAGCTCAGTTATCGGGTCACGGCCGATGCGGTGGGGCGCTGGGCCTATCACTGCCATCTGCTGTATCACATGGAAGCCGGGATGTTCCGCGAAGTGGTGGTGGCATGA
- a CDS encoding copper resistance protein B — translation MRRADWKVRLAGVGVGLVTLVAMPVRAQMQMDMSGMPMVSKLAGHQHPPGAPSSDRPTQGQLHPPGVHSHLSGPRDGLPANDHVAPMVSADTMPLMPADKGMAMGDAPWLGMFLANELEWIGTPQGPQAAWDVEGWAGTPTRRLWVESEGESSSRQGSSARTELLFDQAMSRFWDWRAGYRVDAGGGPSRSWLAGGIQGLAPYWFEIEAMAYVSSQGRVAFRFEARYDMLLTQRLILSPKFETQVYSRADPRRELGGGLSDANLGLRLRYEFSRKFAPYIGVGWDQRFGATGSWARRDQVRLRGIEWMTGVRLWF, via the coding sequence ATGAGGCGGGCTGACTGGAAAGTCCGGCTGGCGGGTGTCGGGGTCGGACTGGTGACGCTTGTGGCCATGCCGGTCCGGGCGCAGATGCAGATGGACATGTCTGGCATGCCGATGGTTTCGAAGCTGGCCGGTCATCAGCATCCGCCGGGAGCACCATCGTCCGACCGGCCAACGCAGGGCCAGCTTCATCCGCCGGGTGTGCATTCGCATTTGTCCGGTCCCCGCGACGGATTGCCCGCCAACGATCATGTCGCTCCGATGGTCTCGGCGGATACCATGCCGCTGATGCCGGCCGACAAGGGCATGGCGATGGGGGATGCCCCCTGGCTGGGCATGTTTCTGGCCAACGAACTGGAGTGGATCGGCACGCCGCAGGGTCCGCAGGCGGCCTGGGATGTCGAGGGCTGGGCAGGGACTCCCACCCGGCGGCTGTGGGTCGAAAGCGAGGGCGAGTCCTCGTCTCGCCAGGGCAGCAGCGCGCGTACCGAGCTGCTGTTCGATCAGGCCATGAGCCGCTTCTGGGACTGGCGGGCCGGCTACCGGGTGGATGCTGGTGGCGGTCCAAGTCGCAGCTGGCTGGCCGGCGGCATCCAGGGTCTGGCGCCGTACTGGTTCGAGATCGAGGCGATGGCTTATGTATCGTCTCAGGGGCGGGTCGCGTTTCGTTTCGAGGCTCGATATGACATGTTGCTGACCCAGCGCCTGATTCTCAGCCCCAAGTTCGAGACCCAGGTCTACAGTCGGGCTGATCCGCGGCGCGAGCTGGGAGGCGGACTGTCCGATGCCAATCTGGGCCTGCGTCTGCGCTACGAGTTCAGCCGCAAGTTCGCGCCGTATATCGGCGTGGGCTGGGATCAGCGCTTTGGCGCCACCGGTTCCTGGGCGCGGCGTGACCAGGTCCGGCTGCGCGGCATCGAATGGATGACGGGCGTGCGGCTCTGGTTCTAG
- a CDS encoding heavy metal-responsive transcriptional regulator codes for MSIGRLATASGVAIDTIRFYEKEGLLPPAERSAAGYRQFDGQALRRLQFVREAKQLGFSLDEIRQLLALSTDREAGVQGVQQRARQRLIELDQRIRELTRMREALAGLVEACPGQGDPEHCPILMSLQGRVCHPSESDRES; via the coding sequence ATGAGCATCGGCAGGCTGGCCACGGCCAGCGGCGTGGCCATCGACACCATCCGCTTCTACGAGAAGGAAGGCCTGTTGCCGCCGGCTGAGCGCTCTGCGGCGGGCTATCGGCAGTTCGACGGCCAGGCTCTGCGCCGCCTGCAGTTTGTTCGCGAGGCCAAGCAGCTGGGTTTCAGTCTGGACGAGATCCGTCAGTTGCTGGCCTTGTCCACCGACCGCGAGGCCGGTGTGCAAGGCGTGCAGCAGCGGGCACGCCAGCGCCTGATCGAGCTGGATCAGCGAATTCGCGAGCTGACCCGCATGCGCGAGGCGCTGGCCGGCCTGGTCGAGGCCTGTCCGGGACAAGGCGATCCGGAGCATTGTCCGATTCTGATGTCACTGCAAGGACGTGTCTGCCACCCGTCGGAGTCTGATCGTGAGTCCTGA